A single region of the Streptomyces sp. AM 4-1-1 genome encodes:
- a CDS encoding PQQ-binding-like beta-propeller repeat protein: protein MTQPPNDPPQEGFGPPQDPPPGGFGAPTPPPSDPLAKQPPPPTGPPAGGYGTPQPPQPGQPPQDPAYGYPQTPPPPQPGYGFPQGPPPGQPGYPGSPGYQGQPGQPGYPGQPPQPGYGFPQGPPPGQPGMPPQQGYGYPTAPMQPQYLPPQGGNGGKKFGTQAQIIVAAVVAVALIVGAGIWYATGDSGDDKKSEAATSAGADGGDKKGEEGQGGDSGGAEKAPANTTSKVGFQLPQPKVTDVTTVAGSWLTDKAYVKTGVYEIVGYDVAKGTKLWSIPLAGQLCAASRHMSKDYKTAIAFEPARRTAAKKYQSCTQVGVIDMTTGKLLWSKSVVAATNGDEPVRFDEITLSGTTVAAGGTSGGAAFDLNTGAERWKPKVSADRCYDKGYGGGEALAVVRKCGTYDNPQLIIQALNPTTGAPISSYNMPPGVDYANIVSTKPLVVAADVGDTAGDGSGISDFFSIDAATGKLLAKIPAEADKYAGMCRSTEVESCRHLAVGNNRLYIPTEEHDDTNEVLSFDLATGKLTGDNAPSGDRFTMRPLRMDGDDVIVYKEPPYNRGGQIVSIDGKTFKQTLLMDNPSDREIRDAETSFSANYAETLYGEGRMFISETMISKPRQSTLSAKEYLVVSFTTS from the coding sequence ATGACCCAGCCCCCCAACGACCCGCCCCAGGAGGGTTTCGGCCCCCCGCAGGACCCGCCCCCCGGTGGGTTCGGCGCTCCGACCCCGCCGCCCTCCGACCCCCTCGCCAAGCAGCCGCCGCCGCCCACCGGCCCGCCCGCCGGCGGCTACGGCACCCCGCAGCCGCCGCAGCCCGGACAGCCGCCGCAGGACCCGGCGTACGGCTACCCGCAGACTCCGCCGCCCCCGCAGCCCGGCTACGGCTTCCCGCAGGGACCGCCGCCCGGTCAGCCCGGATATCCGGGTAGCCCCGGATATCAGGGACAGCCCGGTCAGCCCGGATACCCGGGGCAGCCCCCGCAGCCGGGTTACGGCTTCCCGCAGGGGCCGCCGCCCGGTCAGCCCGGCATGCCGCCCCAGCAGGGGTACGGCTATCCGACCGCCCCCATGCAGCCGCAGTACCTGCCGCCCCAGGGCGGCAACGGCGGCAAGAAGTTCGGCACGCAGGCGCAGATCATCGTCGCGGCGGTGGTCGCCGTGGCCCTGATCGTCGGGGCCGGCATCTGGTACGCCACCGGCGACAGCGGTGACGACAAGAAGTCCGAGGCGGCCACCTCGGCGGGTGCCGACGGTGGGGACAAGAAGGGCGAGGAAGGCCAGGGCGGCGACTCCGGCGGCGCCGAGAAGGCCCCCGCGAACACCACGTCCAAGGTCGGCTTCCAGCTCCCGCAGCCGAAGGTCACCGACGTCACCACCGTCGCGGGCTCCTGGCTCACCGACAAGGCGTACGTGAAGACCGGCGTGTACGAGATCGTCGGTTACGACGTCGCCAAGGGCACCAAGCTCTGGTCGATCCCACTGGCCGGTCAACTCTGCGCCGCCTCACGGCACATGAGCAAGGACTACAAGACGGCCATCGCCTTCGAGCCCGCCCGGCGGACCGCGGCGAAGAAGTACCAGAGCTGCACCCAGGTCGGTGTGATCGACATGACGACCGGCAAGCTGCTCTGGAGCAAGTCGGTCGTCGCCGCCACCAACGGCGACGAGCCCGTCCGGTTCGACGAGATCACCCTCAGCGGCACCACGGTCGCCGCGGGCGGCACCAGCGGCGGCGCCGCGTTCGACCTGAACACCGGCGCCGAGCGCTGGAAGCCGAAGGTCAGCGCCGACCGCTGCTACGACAAGGGGTACGGCGGCGGCGAGGCGCTCGCGGTGGTCCGCAAGTGCGGTACGTACGACAACCCGCAGCTCATCATCCAGGCGCTGAACCCCACCACGGGCGCACCGATCTCGTCGTACAACATGCCGCCCGGCGTCGACTACGCGAACATCGTCTCCACCAAGCCGCTGGTCGTGGCCGCCGACGTCGGTGACACCGCCGGTGACGGCAGCGGGATCTCCGACTTCTTCTCGATCGACGCGGCGACCGGCAAGCTGCTCGCCAAGATCCCGGCCGAGGCGGACAAGTACGCCGGGATGTGCCGCAGCACCGAGGTCGAGTCCTGCCGTCACCTCGCCGTCGGGAACAACCGCCTCTACATCCCGACCGAGGAGCACGACGACACCAACGAGGTCCTGTCCTTCGACCTGGCCACCGGCAAGCTCACCGGCGACAACGCCCCGTCCGGCGACCGCTTCACCATGCGCCCGCTGCGGATGGACGGCGACGACGTGATCGTGTACAAGGAGCCCCCGTACAACCGGGGCGGCCAGATCGTCAGCATCGACGGCAAGACGTTCAAGCAGACGCTGCTGATGGACAACCCGTCCGACCGGGAGATCCGGGACGCGGAGACCAGCTTCTCCGCCAACTACGCGGAAACGCTCTACGGCGAGGGGCGGATGTTCATCTCCGAGACCATGATCAGCAAGCCTCGGCAGAGCACGCTGAGCGCCAAGGAATACCTCGTCGTGTCCTTCACCACGAGCTGA
- a CDS encoding 4-(cytidine 5'-diphospho)-2-C-methyl-D-erythritol kinase, with translation MSAGRPGSGVTVRVPAKVNAQLSVGAPRPDGFHDLANVFLAVGLYDEVTVAPADTLRVTCSGPDAGLVPLDGTNLAARAAVALAARHGISPDVHIHIAKDIPVAGGMAGGSADAAAALLACDTLWATGSTRDELLAICAELGSDVPFSLVGGAALGTGRGERLTPLPIRGTFHWVFAVADGGLSTPAVYGEFDRLTAGTDVPAPAAGEDVLRALRTGDAGALAVALTNDLQAAALSLRPELADTLAVGMSAGALAAVVSGSGPTTAFLVADRWSAEKAADELLMSGTCRSARVALAPAPGASVV, from the coding sequence ATGAGCGCCGGCCGTCCGGGCTCCGGAGTCACCGTCCGGGTACCCGCCAAGGTCAATGCGCAGCTCTCGGTCGGCGCCCCGCGCCCCGACGGCTTCCACGACCTGGCCAACGTCTTCCTCGCCGTCGGCCTGTACGACGAGGTCACCGTCGCCCCGGCCGACACCCTGCGCGTCACCTGCTCGGGCCCGGACGCCGGTCTCGTACCGCTGGACGGCACGAACCTCGCCGCCCGCGCCGCCGTCGCCCTCGCCGCGCGCCACGGCATCAGCCCCGACGTGCACATCCACATCGCCAAGGACATCCCCGTCGCGGGCGGCATGGCGGGCGGCAGCGCCGACGCCGCCGCCGCGCTGCTGGCCTGCGACACCCTGTGGGCCACCGGCTCCACCCGGGACGAGCTGCTGGCCATCTGCGCCGAGCTGGGCAGCGACGTGCCGTTCAGCCTGGTCGGCGGCGCCGCGCTCGGCACCGGCCGCGGCGAGCGGCTGACCCCGCTCCCGATCCGGGGGACGTTCCACTGGGTGTTCGCGGTCGCGGACGGCGGGCTGTCCACCCCGGCGGTCTACGGCGAGTTCGACCGGTTGACGGCGGGCACCGACGTACCGGCCCCCGCCGCCGGGGAGGACGTCCTCCGGGCGTTGCGCACGGGCGACGCCGGCGCCCTCGCCGTGGCGCTGACCAACGACCTCCAGGCCGCCGCGCTCTCGCTGCGGCCCGAGCTGGCCGACACCCTCGCGGTGGGCATGTCGGCGGGCGCCCTGGCCGCCGTGGTCTCGGGCTCGGGGCCGACGACGGCGTTCCTGGTCGCGGACCGGTGGTCGGCGGAGAAGGCCGCCGACGAACTGCTGATGTCGGGCACCTGCCGCTCGGCCCGGGTCGCGCTCGCACCCGCCCCGGGGGCGTCCGTCGTCTGA
- the galT gene encoding galactose-1-phosphate uridylyltransferase — MKKTVRTLADGRQLIYYDSRDDVVREAVDRRRLDPVSTSSEVRRDPLLGESVAIASHRQGRTYHPPADECPLCPSREGRLSEIPDEDYDVAVFENRFPSLSGESGRCEVVCFTSDHDASFADLTEEQAALVLAAWTDRTTELAELPQVRQVFCFENRGAEIGVTLGHPHGQIYAYPFVTPRTTLMLRSMEAHQAETGRNLFDDVVRREEADGSRVVLAGEHWVAFVPYAAHWPYEVHLHPRRRVPDLRALDEAARAEFPRMYLELLRRFDRLFGPDEPATPYISAWHQAPFDVPGRDGFGLHLELFTIRRSSGKLKYLAGSESGMGVFINDVPPETAAQRLREAASQ; from the coding sequence GTGAAGAAAACGGTGAGGACCCTCGCCGACGGCCGTCAGCTCATCTACTACGACTCCCGGGACGACGTCGTCCGCGAGGCCGTCGACCGACGGCGGCTCGATCCCGTCTCGACCTCTTCGGAGGTCCGCCGCGATCCGCTCCTCGGTGAGAGCGTCGCCATCGCCTCGCACCGGCAGGGCCGCACCTACCACCCGCCCGCCGACGAGTGCCCGCTCTGTCCCTCCCGGGAGGGACGGCTCAGCGAGATCCCCGACGAGGACTACGACGTCGCCGTCTTCGAGAACCGGTTCCCGTCCCTCAGCGGCGAGTCCGGCCGCTGCGAGGTCGTCTGCTTCACCTCCGACCACGACGCGTCGTTCGCCGACCTCACCGAGGAGCAGGCCGCGCTCGTCCTCGCGGCCTGGACCGACCGCACCACGGAGCTGGCCGAACTGCCCCAGGTGAGGCAGGTGTTCTGCTTCGAGAACCGGGGAGCCGAGATCGGGGTCACGCTCGGACATCCGCACGGGCAGATCTACGCGTACCCCTTCGTCACCCCGCGCACCACCCTCATGCTGCGCTCGATGGAGGCGCACCAAGCGGAGACCGGCCGCAACCTCTTCGACGACGTCGTCCGCCGTGAGGAGGCCGACGGATCACGTGTCGTGCTCGCCGGTGAGCACTGGGTGGCGTTCGTCCCGTACGCGGCGCACTGGCCGTACGAGGTCCATCTGCACCCGCGTCGCCGCGTCCCCGATCTGCGCGCGCTCGACGAGGCTGCCCGCGCGGAGTTCCCCCGGATGTATCTGGAACTGCTGAGGCGGTTCGACCGGTTGTTCGGTCCCGACGAGCCCGCGACCCCGTACATCTCGGCCTGGCACCAGGCGCCGTTCGATGTTCCCGGGCGCGACGGGTTCGGACTCCATCTGGAGCTTTTCACCATTCGGAGAAGCTCGGGCAAGCTGAAGTACCTCGCGGGCTCCGAGTCCGGCATGGGCGTGTTCATCAACGACGTGCCGCCCGAGACCGCGGCCCAGCGACTGCGAGAGGCAGCGAGCCAGTGA
- a CDS encoding ABC-F family ATP-binding cassette domain-containing protein → MAVNLVNVESVSKVYGTRALLDGVSLGVSEGDRIGVVGRNGDGKTTLIRMLAKLEEADTGRVTHNGGLRLGVLTQHDSLDPRATVRHEVIGDLADHEWAGDAKIRDVLTGLFGGLDLPGFEHGLDTVIAPLSGGERRRIALAKLLIAEQDLVVLDEPTNHLDVEGISWLAGHLRTRRSALVCVTHDRWFLDQVCTRMWDVQRGTVHEYEGGYSDYVFARAERERIAATEESKRQNLMRKELAWLRRGAPARTSKPRYRIEAANELIADVPPPRDTSALMKFANARLGKTVFDLEDVTVQAGAKVLLTHLTWQLGPGDRIGLVGVNGAGKTSLLRALAEAARTQGEAQPAAGRIVVGKTVKLAYLSQEVAELNPRLRVLEAVQQVRDRVDLGTGREMTAGQLCEQFGFAKEKQWTPVGDLSGGERRRLQILRLLMDEPNVLFLDEPTNDLDIETLTQLEDLLDGWPGSMIVISHDRFFIERTTDRVMALLGDASLRMLPRGIDEYLERRQRLSELPSAASVSAAAAKDEAAVASASAGTVSPQVARAAKKELQKVERQLGKMSSRETELHSQIAENATNFEKVAKLDAELRELVAERDELEMRWLELAEDA, encoded by the coding sequence ATGGCAGTCAACCTGGTCAATGTCGAGTCAGTGAGCAAGGTGTACGGCACCCGTGCACTGCTCGACGGCGTGTCCCTCGGAGTGTCCGAGGGAGACCGGATCGGTGTTGTCGGCCGCAACGGTGACGGCAAGACGACGCTCATCCGGATGCTCGCCAAGCTGGAGGAGGCCGACACCGGGCGCGTCACGCACAACGGTGGACTGCGCCTCGGCGTCCTGACCCAGCACGACTCCCTCGACCCGCGGGCGACCGTCCGGCACGAGGTCATCGGCGATCTCGCCGACCACGAGTGGGCGGGCGACGCCAAGATCCGTGATGTGCTCACCGGTCTTTTCGGCGGGCTCGACCTGCCCGGCTTCGAGCACGGCCTGGACACCGTCATCGCCCCGCTCTCCGGTGGCGAGCGGCGCCGGATCGCGCTCGCCAAGCTGCTGATCGCCGAACAGGACCTGGTCGTCCTCGACGAGCCGACCAACCACCTCGACGTCGAGGGCATCTCCTGGCTCGCCGGACACCTGCGGACCCGGCGCTCGGCGCTGGTCTGCGTCACGCACGACCGGTGGTTCCTCGACCAGGTCTGCACCCGGATGTGGGACGTGCAGCGCGGCACGGTCCACGAGTACGAGGGCGGCTACAGCGACTACGTGTTCGCCCGCGCCGAGCGTGAGCGGATCGCCGCCACCGAGGAGAGCAAGCGGCAGAACCTGATGCGCAAGGAGCTGGCCTGGCTGCGGCGCGGTGCCCCCGCCCGTACGTCCAAGCCCCGCTACCGCATCGAGGCCGCCAACGAGCTGATCGCCGACGTGCCGCCGCCGCGCGACACCAGCGCGCTGATGAAGTTCGCCAACGCCCGGCTCGGCAAGACCGTCTTCGACCTGGAGGACGTGACCGTCCAGGCCGGGGCCAAGGTGCTGCTCACGCATCTGACCTGGCAGCTCGGACCGGGCGACCGGATCGGCCTGGTCGGGGTCAACGGTGCGGGCAAGACGTCCCTGCTGAGGGCGCTGGCCGAGGCGGCCCGCACGCAGGGCGAGGCGCAGCCCGCGGCCGGCCGGATCGTCGTCGGCAAGACGGTCAAACTGGCCTACCTCTCCCAGGAGGTCGCCGAGCTCAACCCGAGGCTGCGGGTGCTGGAAGCCGTGCAGCAGGTGCGCGACCGGGTCGACCTCGGCACGGGCCGGGAGATGACGGCGGGGCAGCTGTGCGAGCAGTTCGGCTTCGCGAAGGAGAAGCAGTGGACCCCCGTCGGTGATCTGTCCGGCGGTGAGCGGCGGAGGCTCCAGATCCTGCGGCTCCTGATGGACGAGCCGAACGTCCTCTTCCTCGACGAGCCGACCAACGACCTCGACATCGAGACCCTGACGCAGTTGGAGGACCTGCTCGACGGCTGGCCCGGCTCCATGATCGTGATCTCGCACGACCGGTTCTTCATCGAGCGGACCACGGACCGGGTGATGGCCCTGCTCGGTGACGCCTCGCTGCGGATGCTGCCGCGTGGGATCGACGAGTATCTGGAGCGCAGGCAGCGGCTGTCCGAACTGCCCTCCGCGGCTTCGGTGTCGGCCGCCGCGGCCAAGGACGAGGCGGCCGTCGCATCCGCCTCGGCCGGGACGGTCTCCCCGCAGGTGGCGCGCGCCGCGAAGAAGGAACTCCAGAAGGTGGAGCGCCAACTCGGCAAGATGTCCAGCCGGGAGACCGAGCTGCACTCGCAGATCGCCGAAAACGCCACGAACTTCGAGAAGGTGGCGAAACTGGACGCGGAGCTGCGTGAACTCGTGGCCGAGCGCGACGAGTTGGAGATGCGCTGGCTGGAGCTGGCCGAGGACGCCTGA
- the rsmA gene encoding 16S rRNA (adenine(1518)-N(6)/adenine(1519)-N(6))-dimethyltransferase RsmA — protein sequence MSTTEPDALLGPADIRELATTLGVRPTKQRGQNFVIDANTVRRIVRAAEVRPDDVVVEIGPGLGSLTLALLEAADRVVAVEIDDVLAAALPATVEARMPGRADRFSLVHSDAMLVEELPGPAPTALVANLPYNVAVPVLLTMLERFPTIERTLVMVQAEVADRLAARPGNKVYGVPSVKANWYADVKRAGSIGRTVFWPAPNVDSGLVSLVRRAEPVRTTASRAEVFAVVDAAFAQRRKTLRAALAGWAGSAPAAEAALVAAGVSPQARGEALTVEEFAAIAENKHGSRPGDGTGNSGSESRGPRSSGSENESRNEPGSKPQGSAS from the coding sequence CCAGAACTTCGTCATCGACGCCAACACGGTCCGCAGGATCGTACGGGCCGCGGAGGTGCGCCCGGACGACGTGGTCGTCGAGATCGGCCCCGGGCTCGGTTCGCTGACCCTGGCGCTCCTGGAGGCGGCGGACCGGGTGGTCGCCGTCGAGATCGACGACGTGCTCGCCGCCGCGCTGCCCGCGACCGTCGAGGCCAGGATGCCGGGGCGCGCCGACCGCTTCTCGCTCGTCCACTCGGACGCGATGCTCGTCGAGGAGCTGCCGGGCCCGGCGCCGACCGCGCTGGTCGCGAACCTCCCGTACAACGTCGCCGTGCCCGTCCTGCTCACCATGCTGGAACGCTTCCCGACCATCGAGCGGACCCTCGTCATGGTCCAGGCCGAGGTGGCCGACCGGCTGGCCGCCCGGCCGGGCAACAAGGTCTACGGGGTGCCGTCGGTGAAGGCCAACTGGTACGCGGACGTCAAGCGCGCCGGGTCCATCGGCCGCACGGTGTTCTGGCCCGCGCCCAACGTCGACTCGGGACTCGTCTCGCTGGTACGACGGGCCGAGCCGGTCAGGACCACCGCGAGCAGGGCCGAGGTCTTCGCGGTCGTCGACGCGGCCTTCGCCCAGCGCCGCAAGACCCTGCGCGCCGCCCTGGCGGGCTGGGCGGGTTCCGCCCCGGCTGCCGAGGCGGCCCTCGTCGCGGCCGGGGTGTCGCCGCAGGCCAGGGGCGAGGCGCTGACCGTCGAGGAATTCGCCGCCATCGCGGAGAACAAGCACGGGAGCAGGCCCGGGGACGGGACCGGGAACAGCGGGTCCGAGAGCAGAGGGCCCCGGAGCAGCGGGTCCGAGAACGAGTCCCGGAACGAGCCCGGGAGCAAGCCGCAGGGGAGTGCGTCATGA
- a CDS encoding PQQ-binding-like beta-propeller repeat protein has translation MTQPPDQQQPGGFGAPQEPTESPQTPAGPPPAQPPVRPPAGQSPAAPTGPPPAAPQQPGYGYPQAPGQAPGQPPAQPPGPYGQQIPGGPAGPYDQQPGPYGQPQPGPYGAPAQPGPYGQQPGPYGQPQPGPYGAPTQPGPYGQPAGPGYGYPPQYPGAPAPGGPNGPVGPNGPGGRTPFKGRPAVIIGAAVAALLVVGTGVWLATSGGDDDKKPVAKESATQQQPSASPSVDEGDGSGDGREAGDDLNAGRQAGEAKVLWLQKNDVDLPRNGAEVFGPWVVGDVVAKAMYRQVSGYSVTDGKRKWTLPLPADICAAPPQVTADGKVVIGLKNGTTDKADCADIQMIDLKTGKPGWKKSISKTGIWDMMTDIGMAISGDTVTVGRTSNSNAYRVSDGKELFGAQSGGCQRFAYAGGPRLIAASSCKTADLDKPQHQLQDVDPVTGKARWTYRPPVGWEVDKVYSVSPLVVGLTQRTQKKWSVIAIKENGTLRSQIDGGKDKFSPRCAGRFAVFGKTLEGCVGVAADANTFYMSTQTDTAGRGGTNKVVAFSLNTGKPKWRADAPKDRVITPLRMEGGNVLLYVEASYDRGGAVATLAPTGGAPEVVLQHPDSTAAIEASFYDPAIVYAGGRTFIASHHISAANDKAELETKTMMAFGN, from the coding sequence ATGACCCAGCCGCCCGACCAGCAACAGCCGGGGGGCTTCGGGGCCCCTCAGGAGCCGACGGAGTCACCGCAGACCCCGGCCGGACCGCCGCCCGCCCAGCCGCCCGTGCGGCCTCCGGCCGGGCAGTCGCCCGCCGCGCCCACGGGACCGCCTCCCGCCGCGCCCCAGCAGCCGGGATACGGGTATCCGCAGGCGCCGGGCCAGGCCCCGGGACAACCGCCCGCTCAGCCCCCCGGCCCGTACGGTCAGCAGATACCCGGCGGGCCGGCGGGCCCGTACGACCAGCAGCCGGGACCGTACGGTCAGCCGCAGCCGGGACCGTACGGCGCGCCGGCCCAACCAGGCCCGTACGGTCAGCAGCCCGGTCCCTACGGTCAGCCGCAGCCCGGCCCCTACGGCGCGCCGACCCAGCCGGGCCCGTACGGTCAGCCGGCCGGACCCGGCTACGGCTATCCCCCGCAGTACCCCGGCGCACCCGCCCCCGGTGGACCGAACGGCCCCGTAGGACCGAACGGCCCCGGCGGCCGTACCCCCTTCAAGGGCAGGCCCGCGGTGATCATCGGGGCGGCCGTCGCCGCACTGCTGGTCGTCGGCACCGGAGTCTGGCTGGCCACGAGCGGTGGCGACGACGACAAGAAGCCCGTCGCCAAGGAGAGCGCCACCCAGCAGCAGCCGAGTGCGTCCCCCTCCGTGGACGAGGGCGACGGCAGCGGCGACGGCCGTGAGGCCGGCGACGACCTCAACGCGGGCCGCCAGGCCGGTGAGGCGAAGGTCCTCTGGCTCCAGAAGAACGACGTCGACCTTCCGCGCAACGGCGCCGAGGTCTTCGGCCCGTGGGTCGTCGGCGATGTCGTCGCCAAGGCGATGTACCGCCAGGTCTCCGGCTACTCCGTGACCGACGGCAAGCGGAAGTGGACGCTGCCGCTGCCCGCGGACATCTGTGCGGCCCCGCCGCAGGTCACCGCCGACGGCAAGGTGGTCATCGGGCTGAAGAACGGCACCACGGACAAGGCGGACTGCGCCGACATCCAGATGATCGACCTGAAGACCGGCAAGCCGGGCTGGAAGAAGTCGATCAGCAAGACCGGCATCTGGGACATGATGACGGACATCGGGATGGCCATCAGCGGCGACACCGTGACCGTCGGACGTACCAGCAACTCCAACGCGTACCGGGTCAGCGACGGCAAGGAGCTGTTCGGCGCGCAGTCGGGCGGCTGCCAGCGGTTCGCCTACGCGGGCGGCCCGAGGCTGATCGCCGCCTCCAGTTGCAAGACCGCCGATCTCGACAAGCCGCAGCACCAGTTGCAGGACGTCGACCCCGTCACCGGCAAGGCCAGGTGGACGTACCGGCCGCCGGTGGGCTGGGAGGTCGACAAGGTGTACTCGGTGAGCCCGCTCGTCGTCGGACTGACCCAGCGCACGCAGAAGAAGTGGAGCGTCATCGCCATCAAGGAGAACGGCACGCTCCGTTCCCAGATCGACGGCGGCAAGGACAAGTTCTCGCCGCGGTGCGCGGGCCGGTTCGCCGTCTTCGGCAAGACCCTCGAAGGCTGCGTCGGTGTCGCCGCCGACGCCAACACCTTCTACATGTCGACCCAGACCGACACCGCCGGCCGCGGCGGCACCAACAAGGTCGTCGCCTTCAGCCTCAACACCGGCAAGCCCAAGTGGCGGGCCGACGCCCCGAAGGACCGTGTCATCACGCCGCTGCGGATGGAGGGCGGCAATGTGCTGCTCTACGTCGAGGCGTCGTACGACAGGGGCGGAGCGGTCGCCACGCTCGCACCGACCGGCGGCGCACCCGAGGTGGTGCTCCAGCACCCGGACTCGACGGCCGCCATCGAGGCGTCCTTCTACGACCCGGCGATCGTCTACGCGGGCGGTCGCACGTTCATCGCGAGCCACCACATCAGCGCCGCCAACGACAAGGCGGAGCTGGAGACCAAGACGATGATGGCCTTCGGCAACTGA
- a CDS encoding LuxR C-terminal-related transcriptional regulator: MGVRLMVVDDHRLLAEALASALKLRGHRVLAATAPTSGSAELVVGRVPEVCLYGTATPARPGAFDPIVRIRRERPQVAVVVLGPVSDSWGIAAAFAAGAAGYVRHDERIEGVERAMLKARAGESAVAPRLLQGAFADLLNPAAAPDDEGQRLLRLLTPREAEVLLRVTEGEDTRRIAAGMRIAPSTARTHVQRVLVKLGVGSRLEAAALAARTGLLERAGLSGRAGPSGGVGQPDRVEMPDRAGAPDRTRPVM; the protein is encoded by the coding sequence ATGGGCGTGCGGCTCATGGTGGTCGACGACCACCGACTGCTCGCCGAGGCACTGGCCTCGGCGCTGAAGCTCCGGGGACACCGGGTGCTCGCGGCGACCGCGCCGACCTCCGGTTCCGCCGAACTCGTGGTCGGCCGGGTCCCGGAGGTCTGCCTCTACGGGACGGCGACGCCCGCCCGGCCGGGCGCCTTCGACCCGATCGTACGGATCAGACGCGAACGCCCGCAGGTGGCGGTGGTGGTCCTCGGGCCGGTGTCCGACTCCTGGGGCATCGCCGCGGCGTTCGCCGCCGGAGCCGCCGGATACGTACGCCACGACGAACGCATCGAGGGCGTCGAGCGCGCGATGCTCAAGGCGCGGGCGGGGGAGTCGGCGGTCGCCCCGCGGCTGCTCCAGGGCGCCTTCGCCGATCTGCTCAACCCGGCGGCGGCCCCGGACGACGAGGGCCAGCGACTGCTGCGGCTGCTCACCCCGCGCGAGGCCGAGGTGCTGCTGCGGGTCACCGAGGGCGAGGACACCCGGCGGATCGCGGCCGGGATGCGCATCGCGCCCAGCACCGCCCGTACGCATGTGCAGCGGGTGCTGGTGAAGCTGGGTGTCGGCTCCCGGCTGGAGGCCGCGGCGCTGGCGGCCCGGACGGGGCTGCTGGAGCGGGCGGGTCTGTCGGGCCGGGCGGGTCCGTCCGGCGGGGTGGGGCAGCCGGACAGGGTGGAGATGCCGGATCGGGCGGGCGCACCGGACCGGACGCGACCGGTCATGTGA
- a CDS encoding lipoprotein, with protein MARDGWTRGTAAAALAVLATLTVAGCSSDSTGPADSAASADSGSAKATGKPAAKAGAEADAKTGVKAAVGGGTIGGPGSPCAALPVTFDIAADWKAAAVTMDPDPEVAALLGRQGPVEAACELDAKPAGNIGYIRVWTGKPGADTARKVLQRFVAAEKGAGAVTYRETTAGTLPATEVTYTVTVELLDESKKERAFAVATPSGPVVVHLGGLDTGEHEAMLPAYELARKTLRLG; from the coding sequence ATGGCACGCGACGGGTGGACACGAGGTACGGCCGCGGCGGCGCTGGCGGTGCTGGCGACGCTGACGGTGGCCGGATGCTCGTCGGATTCGACCGGCCCGGCGGATTCGGCGGCCTCGGCGGATTCGGGGTCCGCGAAGGCCACCGGGAAGCCGGCCGCAAAGGCCGGCGCGGAGGCCGATGCGAAGACCGGTGTGAAGGCCGCCGTCGGCGGTGGCACCATCGGCGGCCCCGGTTCGCCGTGCGCCGCCCTGCCCGTCACGTTCGACATCGCGGCCGACTGGAAGGCGGCGGCGGTCACCATGGACCCGGACCCCGAGGTGGCCGCGCTGCTGGGCCGCCAGGGCCCGGTCGAGGCCGCCTGCGAACTGGACGCCAAGCCCGCCGGGAACATCGGATACATCCGGGTCTGGACCGGCAAGCCCGGCGCGGACACCGCGCGCAAGGTGCTTCAGCGGTTCGTCGCGGCGGAGAAGGGCGCGGGCGCGGTCACCTACCGGGAGACCACGGCGGGCACGCTTCCGGCGACCGAGGTCACGTACACCGTCACCGTGGAACTCCTCGACGAGTCCAAGAAGGAACGCGCCTTCGCCGTCGCCACCCCGAGCGGTCCGGTCGTGGTGCACCTCGGCGGGCTGGACACCGGGGAGCACGAGGCGATGCTCCCGGCGTACGAGCTGGCGCGGAAGACCCTGCGCCTCGGCTGA